The proteins below come from a single Chitinophaga pinensis DSM 2588 genomic window:
- a CDS encoding DUF4959 domain-containing protein yields the protein MNWKKTNYHIVAILLIVLTAVTLSACNKDDVYRQPDATGKNKPGPVTNVRVTNYNGAAVVKYDLPGDQDLLYVVANYSIRDGVNREIKSSYFFDTLRLEGFHDSKEYTVTLKAVTRSNIASDPVTVVVHPDTPYYALIRKSLKIGSDYGGINIQAANTAKNAIAINTLTIDPVTGNFAIANENYTNLAAINYSLRGYKPEPTKFGVYISDRYGNISDTMVVTITPGYEEILNKRNFFPYLMPSDAVIGYGGVVQNMWDGNITEDNSANAWQTTIGTSQRLMQCSFGIGRSYTLTHFMMYFRDYGANNPKNFTIYGSNVENPADATTPGGVPQGTQSGDWICLGNFRVPDPPSGLPQGQTNAADRAYVNNGIDFSMPTGIPPVKYVRIVVKDTWFGLDYTIIREVTFSGIPQ from the coding sequence ATGAACTGGAAGAAAACAAATTATCATATAGTCGCCATACTGCTGATCGTGTTGACAGCAGTTACCTTGAGCGCCTGCAATAAAGACGATGTTTACCGGCAACCGGATGCTACCGGTAAGAATAAACCAGGGCCGGTCACCAATGTAAGAGTGACCAACTACAATGGAGCAGCAGTTGTTAAATACGATCTGCCCGGTGACCAGGACCTGCTGTATGTAGTGGCTAATTATAGTATTCGGGATGGTGTCAACAGGGAGATCAAATCAAGTTATTTCTTCGATACCCTCCGCCTGGAAGGCTTCCATGACAGTAAGGAGTATACAGTGACACTGAAGGCAGTGACCCGTTCTAATATTGCTTCCGATCCGGTAACGGTTGTGGTACATCCTGATACCCCTTATTACGCATTGATCAGGAAATCACTTAAAATAGGCAGTGACTATGGTGGGATCAATATACAGGCGGCTAATACGGCAAAGAATGCAATTGCCATCAATACTCTTACTATAGATCCGGTGACCGGCAATTTTGCAATAGCCAACGAAAACTATACAAATCTGGCCGCCATTAACTATTCATTAAGAGGTTATAAGCCTGAGCCCACCAAATTTGGTGTTTATATATCCGACAGATACGGCAATATTTCTGATACGATGGTCGTGACAATTACCCCCGGTTATGAAGAAATACTGAATAAAAGGAACTTCTTTCCTTACCTCATGCCAAGTGATGCCGTAATCGGTTATGGTGGTGTCGTACAGAACATGTGGGATGGTAATATCACAGAAGATAACAGTGCTAATGCCTGGCAGACGACTATCGGTACCAGTCAGCGACTGATGCAATGTTCTTTTGGTATCGGCAGAAGTTATACGCTGACCCATTTTATGATGTATTTCAGGGACTATGGGGCCAACAATCCGAAAAACTTTACCATCTATGGTTCTAACGTTGAAAACCCTGCAGATGCGACCACGCCCGGCGGTGTACCACAGGGTACACAGAGCGGTGACTGGATATGCCTCGGCAATTTCCGGGTACCGGATCCTCCTTCCGGTTTGCCACAGGGACAAACCAATGCGGCTGACAGAGCCTATGTAAATAACGGGATTGATTTTAGTATGCCGACAGGTATCCCGCCAGTAAAGTACGTCCGGATTGTCGTGAAAGATACCTGGTTCGGACTTGATTACACGATTATCAGAGAAGTCACCTTTTCCGGAATTCCGCAATAA
- a CDS encoding DUF4998 domain-containing protein, with protein sequence MNLNIKNISWLLFAVTMAACSKKNEAYRDLVKDGEIYYPGIIQNAGYRAGNLRTMLYWNPSPDPKITHYKIYWNNKQDSLTLTADSHDPNDTAAVIVPGLSEGTYNFNVYSVDGQGRTSIAVNLNGVRVYGTKYQSGLFNRPYNAATPYLLDLLNGSVRVQFNTPDSINTGTKLQYTDNNDMLQTVELSPDSNAITLADFKFGTTVTYQSSYIPQRNALDTFKVGDVSNFAQITRAGDVTAVFIKNPGDPFYRSDNGTGKWGLPRDWQVNANARNQNNDQGGGWSTDNGGCIHFESKNWGDAPLVNGKVYQSFTLPAGTYDLDVVTAGNGGSMDANEVVATGTTLPDIDNLSGNSAVLALFHGDGGSIGGTHTLTFTLTQQTTVTFGWVVSGSVYTYLQFKKVALRIR encoded by the coding sequence ATGAACCTGAACATAAAAAATATCAGCTGGCTGCTATTTGCAGTGACGATGGCGGCTTGTTCCAAAAAGAACGAAGCCTACAGAGACCTGGTGAAAGATGGGGAGATCTATTATCCAGGTATTATCCAGAATGCCGGTTACAGGGCGGGTAACCTGCGTACGATGCTTTACTGGAATCCCAGTCCCGATCCTAAGATCACCCATTATAAGATCTACTGGAATAATAAACAGGATTCACTGACGCTTACAGCGGATAGTCATGATCCGAATGACACGGCGGCTGTGATCGTTCCGGGCCTGAGTGAGGGTACGTATAATTTCAATGTGTATTCCGTCGACGGACAAGGAAGGACATCCATAGCGGTGAATCTTAACGGTGTCCGGGTGTATGGTACTAAATACCAGAGTGGTCTCTTTAACCGCCCTTATAATGCCGCTACACCCTATCTCCTGGATCTGCTCAACGGTAGTGTCAGGGTACAGTTTAATACGCCTGATTCTATCAATACAGGCACGAAGCTGCAATACACTGATAACAATGATATGTTACAGACAGTAGAATTATCTCCGGACAGCAATGCCATTACCCTGGCCGATTTTAAATTCGGTACCACCGTCACTTATCAATCCAGTTATATTCCTCAGCGCAATGCCTTGGATACATTTAAGGTGGGGGATGTCAGCAATTTTGCACAGATCACACGTGCCGGCGACGTAACGGCTGTATTTATCAAGAATCCTGGAGATCCTTTTTACAGAAGTGATAATGGAACCGGCAAATGGGGCTTGCCAAGAGACTGGCAGGTGAACGCCAATGCCAGGAACCAGAATAACGATCAGGGAGGTGGATGGTCTACGGATAATGGCGGTTGTATTCACTTTGAATCAAAGAACTGGGGTGATGCGCCGCTGGTGAATGGTAAAGTGTATCAATCATTCACACTGCCTGCCGGTACCTACGACCTGGATGTTGTAACAGCAGGCAACGGTGGTAGCATGGATGCCAATGAGGTGGTGGCCACCGGTACAACCTTGCCTGATATCGATAACCTCAGTGGTAACAGTGCCGTACTGGCTTTATTCCATGGAGATGGCGGATCTATCGGCGGTACACATACGCTTACATTCACATTGACACAGCAAACCACCGTCACCTTTGGATGGGTGGTCAGCGGATCAGTTTATACCTATCTGCAGTTCAAAAAAGTAGCACTCAGGATAAGATAA
- a CDS encoding discoidin domain-containing protein: MNHLLGRALVVMAALGFPTVVAAQVNTVSLGSSDQQIWYVKSAAETGTNAKDSQLQTSDWTKAIVPGTTFSSFVAAGKEEDPNFGDNIYKVDRSKYDRDFWYRTTFKIPAAYAQKRVWLNFNGVNRKASVYLNGKLLGNLDGFMDRGHFDITDDAVTNGDNVLAVLVSIPIQPLANVGSPNYVASAGWDWIPYVPGLNSGITDKVFLSASGDLSIQDPWVRTDLPTNAKAYVSLSMQVKNSASKDVDGTLQGTIMPGNIQFSQKVRVNRNSTKDISFTKRDFEQLILNNPRLWWPNGYGAPNLYELDLKLTVGDNISDEKQVKFGVKRYSYDTTGDVLHIAINGTPVFIKGGNWGMSEYMLRCRGAEYDTKVRLHKEMNFNMIRNWIGLTTDEEFYEACDKYGIMVWDEFWLNSNPNLPADLQAFNANAIEKIKRVRNHPAVAIWCADNEGWPEPPLNNWLREDVRVFDKGDRFYQPNSHAEGLTGSGPWMAKDPRYYFTAYPTGLGGNKGWGMRSEIGTAVFVNIESFKKFMPQEKWWPRNEMWNQHFFGPNAFNAGPDEYDQMISRGYGKPEGIEDYCRKAQFVNLESNKAMYEGWLDHIGEDAAGVMTWMSQSAYPSMVWQTYDYYYDLTGAYFGAKKACEPLHIQWNPVTNAIKVVNTTRSEVTDLTASAEIYNLDGRIVKQYSKSAQISSPAYSAGEAFKLDLTPDQTDLARGKKMFASSSQDGDPSATNDGNAQTRWASRYNDDEWICVDLGKTAVVNGVGLNWEEAYAKSFKIEVSDDNSRWQQVYRTDEGRVGQQKIVFPEVSARYVRMHGIERGSWWGYSLFDFEVYQGDVASAGLSDVHFIKLKLAGKDGRPISENFYWRGNKRKDYSALNTLGKAELKVQYKTTKADGKTYVTATINNPVSSASAAFGIRLLLTGATDGKQILPAIFSDNYFSLMNGETKTVTIEFDSNAVGKDGFKLTAEPFNNHIVRK, from the coding sequence ATGAACCATTTATTAGGCAGGGCGCTGGTTGTAATGGCTGCCCTCGGATTTCCAACAGTAGTGGCTGCACAGGTAAATACTGTCAGTCTGGGTAGTTCAGACCAGCAGATCTGGTATGTAAAATCAGCTGCCGAAACCGGTACAAATGCAAAGGATTCGCAATTACAAACATCGGATTGGACGAAAGCAATCGTGCCGGGTACTACCTTTTCTTCTTTTGTTGCCGCGGGCAAGGAAGAAGATCCCAATTTCGGCGATAATATCTATAAGGTAGATCGCAGTAAATATGACAGGGATTTCTGGTATAGAACGACGTTCAAAATACCAGCAGCCTATGCACAAAAAAGAGTCTGGCTCAACTTTAATGGTGTCAACAGAAAGGCATCCGTTTATCTCAATGGAAAACTGCTTGGTAACCTGGATGGGTTTATGGATCGTGGTCATTTTGACATTACTGATGATGCTGTGACCAATGGAGATAATGTACTGGCAGTACTTGTAAGCATCCCTATACAGCCACTGGCGAATGTGGGTAGCCCCAATTATGTGGCGAGTGCAGGATGGGACTGGATCCCATATGTACCCGGATTAAATTCAGGTATTACAGATAAAGTGTTCCTTAGCGCCAGCGGCGATCTCTCCATACAGGATCCATGGGTACGTACAGACCTGCCGACCAATGCAAAGGCTTATGTGTCCTTATCCATGCAGGTTAAAAACAGCGCTTCGAAGGATGTGGATGGCACCTTACAGGGTACTATCATGCCTGGTAACATCCAGTTTTCACAGAAAGTGCGTGTTAATCGCAACAGCACCAAAGATATCAGCTTTACCAAACGCGATTTTGAACAACTGATATTGAACAATCCCCGTTTATGGTGGCCCAATGGTTATGGCGCGCCTAATCTCTATGAGCTGGATCTGAAACTGACGGTAGGGGATAATATCTCCGATGAAAAACAGGTCAAGTTTGGTGTTAAACGCTATAGCTATGATACTACCGGTGATGTGTTGCATATTGCAATCAATGGTACGCCGGTGTTTATCAAAGGAGGTAACTGGGGTATGTCGGAGTACATGTTGCGTTGCCGTGGGGCTGAATACGATACGAAGGTTCGTCTGCACAAGGAAATGAACTTTAATATGATCCGTAACTGGATCGGTTTGACGACTGATGAAGAGTTCTACGAAGCCTGCGATAAGTATGGTATTATGGTATGGGATGAATTCTGGTTGAATTCTAATCCGAATCTGCCTGCTGATCTACAGGCTTTCAATGCCAACGCCATCGAAAAAATCAAACGTGTCAGGAATCATCCTGCTGTGGCGATCTGGTGTGCAGATAATGAAGGCTGGCCAGAACCACCATTGAATAACTGGTTAAGGGAAGATGTGCGTGTTTTTGATAAAGGAGACCGCTTTTATCAACCTAATTCTCATGCGGAAGGACTGACCGGTAGTGGTCCCTGGATGGCAAAAGATCCAAGGTATTACTTTACAGCTTATCCGACAGGTCTTGGTGGCAACAAAGGTTGGGGAATGCGTAGTGAGATCGGCACCGCTGTTTTTGTGAACATAGAGAGCTTTAAGAAGTTTATGCCACAGGAGAAGTGGTGGCCGCGTAATGAAATGTGGAATCAGCACTTTTTTGGTCCGAATGCCTTCAATGCCGGTCCGGATGAATACGACCAGATGATCTCCCGTGGATATGGAAAACCGGAAGGTATTGAGGATTATTGCCGTAAGGCGCAGTTTGTCAATCTCGAAAGTAATAAAGCGATGTATGAAGGCTGGCTGGATCACATCGGAGAAGATGCCGCTGGTGTAATGACCTGGATGAGCCAGTCCGCATATCCATCTATGGTATGGCAGACCTACGATTATTATTACGACCTCACGGGGGCTTATTTTGGAGCTAAAAAGGCATGTGAGCCATTACACATCCAATGGAACCCGGTTACCAATGCCATTAAGGTCGTAAACACCACGCGTAGCGAGGTGACCGATCTTACTGCCAGTGCAGAAATTTATAACCTGGATGGGCGTATTGTTAAACAATACAGTAAATCTGCCCAAATTTCTTCTCCTGCTTATAGTGCGGGTGAAGCCTTTAAACTCGATCTGACACCAGATCAGACGGATCTCGCAAGAGGTAAAAAGATGTTTGCTTCTTCTTCCCAGGACGGAGATCCATCTGCTACCAATGATGGCAATGCACAGACGCGCTGGGCCAGCAGGTATAACGATGATGAATGGATCTGTGTGGATCTGGGAAAAACAGCAGTAGTAAATGGCGTCGGTTTGAACTGGGAGGAGGCTTATGCGAAATCCTTTAAAATAGAGGTCTCTGATGATAATTCAAGATGGCAGCAGGTATACCGTACTGATGAAGGACGTGTTGGGCAGCAGAAGATTGTTTTCCCTGAAGTGTCTGCACGTTATGTAAGAATGCATGGTATAGAGCGCGGTAGCTGGTGGGGGTATTCGCTGTTTGATTTTGAAGTATATCAGGGGGATGTGGCCAGCGCCGGACTGAGTGACGTACATTTCATCAAACTGAAGCTTGCCGGTAAGGATGGTCGGCCTATCTCTGAAAACTTTTACTGGCGTGGTAATAAGCGCAAGGACTATAGCGCTTTAAATACCCTTGGAAAGGCGGAGCTGAAAGTACAATACAAGACCACTAAAGCAGATGGCAAAACATATGTTACCGCTACAATCAATAACCCGGTATCATCGGCAAGCGCCGCTTTTGGAATCAGACTGCTGCTGACCGGTGCTACAGATGGTAAGCAGATTCTTCCTGCCATTTTTAGTGATAACTATTTCTCCCTGATGAATGGTGAGACAAAGACAGTAACGATTGAGTTCGATAGCAATGCAGTTGGTAAAGATGGGTTCAAGCTCACTGCAGAACCATTTAATAACCATATCGTACGGAAATGA